A part of Pectinatus sottacetonis genomic DNA contains:
- a CDS encoding GNAT family N-acetyltransferase — protein MNEIKTIEEILLNSMPSLQTVLLDGWVLRFNKNYTYRANCVCPVYYNDDAKKIRKKIAYCEEIYGRNKMPTVFKVTNVIQKDLGSILLEMDYEKIKTVYTMQGNLLNMVVGKNVSDVRLCMAEKPENWLNASCQLAGLTDQMLIDIQCQEIKNITVKSIFVKAICDKKVVGCGYGTTEHGYVGIYGLHVDEYYRKKGIGTSICQAIFTFGRKNGAKKAYLIVHSRNNTAIALYSHMGFTKMYEYDFYQKSDSKYKIIDA, from the coding sequence GTGAATGAAATAAAGACAATAGAAGAAATACTGCTTAATTCTATGCCATCGTTGCAAACGGTACTACTGGATGGTTGGGTATTGCGATTCAATAAAAATTATACTTACAGGGCGAATTGTGTTTGTCCAGTGTATTATAATGATGATGCAAAAAAGATAAGAAAAAAAATTGCCTATTGTGAAGAAATATATGGTAGAAATAAAATGCCAACGGTTTTTAAAGTTACAAATGTTATACAAAAAGATTTAGGATCAATTTTATTGGAAATGGATTATGAAAAAATAAAGACAGTATATACAATGCAGGGGAATTTGCTGAATATGGTTGTGGGGAAAAATGTATCTGATGTCAGATTATGCATGGCAGAAAAACCTGAAAACTGGCTCAATGCTTCTTGTCAGCTGGCCGGACTTACAGATCAGATGCTAATAGACATACAATGCCAGGAGATTAAAAATATTACTGTTAAAAGTATATTTGTAAAAGCTATTTGTGATAAAAAAGTAGTTGGCTGCGGTTATGGTACAACAGAGCATGGTTATGTAGGGATATATGGCCTGCATGTAGATGAATATTATCGGAAAAAAGGAATAGGTACATCAATCTGCCAGGCAATTTTTACTTTTGGCCGGAAGAATGGAGCAAAGAAAGCCTATCTGATTGTACATAGCAGAAATAATACTGCGATTGCCTTATATTCACATATGGGTTTTACTAAAATGTATGAATATGATTTTTATCAAAAATCAGACAGTAAATATAAAATTATTGATGCATAA